The following coding sequences are from one Rhipicephalus microplus isolate Deutch F79 chromosome 3, USDA_Rmic, whole genome shotgun sequence window:
- the LOC142803818 gene encoding uncharacterized protein LOC142803818, giving the protein MLRTCVLLALAGSALAGYIGRGYGLGYGISHFGVQHGIGYSGLTGFAHSIGYAPVIASGYSLIPALPVTVPVATYAAAPVVAAAPVVTRVAAIPAAPTAITSVAAAPVVATAPDAVTKVAATYHAVPHVAAVATPVVAAPPAVAAVHPTAPAVTTVTHATPSYGYGIGALGYGVGNLGYGHGLGAYGLNYGYGLGTSLDYNALLRKKK; this is encoded by the coding sequence CTTTGGCTGGCTCTGCGCTAGCTGGCTACATCGGCCGGGGTTATGGTCTCGGCTATGGCATCAGTCATTTCGGTGTCCAGCACGGCATCGGATACTCCGGCCTAACAGGCTTTGCCCACAGTATCGGATATGCACCAGTGATAGCATCTGGCTACTCGCTTATTCCAGCGCTCCCTGTCACCGTACCTGTGGCTACTTACGCCGCCGCCCCAGTGGTGGCCGCGGCACCTGTCGTTACTCGTGTTGCCGCCATCCCTGCCGCTCCAACTGCCATCACTTCGGTTGCCGCAGCTCCAGTCGTGGCCACTGCTCCAGATGCAGTGACCAAGGTGGCCGCGACATATCACGCCGTACCACATGTAGCTGCAGTTGCCACTCCAGTTGTTGCAGCCCCCCCAGCGGTAGCAGCAGTCCACCCCACTGCCCCAGCTGTCACCACCGTCACACACGCTACACCAAGCTACGGCTACGGCATCGGTGCCCTCGGATACGGTGTCGGAAACCTAGGCTATGGTCACGGACTCGGCGCGTATGGCCTGAACTACGGCTATGGTCTTGGCACGTCCTTGGATTACAACGCCCTTCTCAGGAAGAAGAAAT